The Cydia fagiglandana chromosome 4, ilCydFagi1.1, whole genome shotgun sequence genome has a window encoding:
- the LOC134664178 gene encoding maltase A1-like yields MRTIFFLPLLVALCASNAIERKHKPKLDWWQTTIFYQIYPRSFADSDGDGIGDLNGITSKLGYIKEIGVGAIWLSPMFQSPMYDFGYDISDFYAVHDEYGTMEDFEALIARAEQVGIKVVLDLVPNHSSNESEWFQKALQGDEKYYNYYVWEDGVIDEDGNMQPPNNWLSHFHDSAWEYKEEVGKYYLHQFVVGQPDLNYRNPDVVEEMNNVVRFWIEKGVAGFRVDAVNCLFEVDKNLWGGKYPDEPLSGALGVALNDHDSLEHIFTKDQNETYYVVYDWRDILDEYKAKDGLTRVMMTEVYAKIQDVVKYYGEGDREGAQIPFNFDLITDVDGSSSANDIKRAIDKFLTYKPVDKDANWVIGNHDNNRVASRYHPELVDGLNMIILLLPGVGVTYMGEELGLVDGYVSWEDTVDPAGCNPNDPINYEKWSRDPERTPFQWSAEKNAGFSTADKTWLPVAEGYETLNVEVQRAAERSHLKVYKALAALRQEDVFRYGRYESLALNQDVLAFRRWYSHKIYIVVVNTKDSDYVLDLTYFEDVEDDLAVVLSSIESEKKEGDKFKANAVPIAGYEALVLRKK; encoded by the exons atgagGACAATATTTTTTCTGCCACTTTTAGTGGCTCTTTGTGCTAGCAATGCTATTGAGAGAAAACATAAACCAAAACTAGATTGGTGGCagacaactattttttatcaaatctaTCCTCGATCGTTCGCTGACAGCGATGGCGATGGCATCGGTGATCTAAACG gtATCACATCAAAACTGGGATATATCAAGGAAATCGGTGTTGGAGCTATTTGGTTATCACCTATGTTCCAGTCACCCATGTACGACTTTGGATACGATATCTCTGACTTTTACGCCGTTCACGACGAATATGGTACCATGGAAGACTTCGAAGCCTTGATTGCAAGAGCTGAACAAGTAG GAATCAAAGTTGTATTAGATCTCGTACCTAACCACTCGTCCAATGAAAGTGAATGGTTTCAAAAAGCTCTGCAAGGTgatgaaaaatactataattacTATGTTTGGGAAGATGGTGTTATTGACGAGGATGGAAACATGCAACCCCCaaataattgg CTGAGCCACTTCCACGATAGCGCCTGGGAATACAAGGAAGAAGTTGGAAAGTATTACCTGCACCAATTCGTAGTAGGCCAACCTGATCTCAACTACAGAAACCCTGATGTCGTCGAAGAAATGAAT AACGTTGTTCGTTTTTGGATCGAAAAAGGAGTTGCCGGATTCAGAGTTGATGCTGTGAATTGCCTGTTTGAGGTGGATAAAAATTTATGGGGTGGCAAGTATCCCGATGAACCACTGTCAGGAGCTCTTGGAGTTGCTTTAAATGATCATGATTCGCTCGAACATATCTTTACAAAGGACCAAAATGAAACTTATTACGTTGTTTACGATTGGAGAGATATTCTTGATGAATATAAAGCTAAGGATGGATTGACCAGAGTAATGATGACTGAAGTGTACGCTAAAATTCAAGATGTTGTAAAGTATTACGGAGAAGGGGATAGAGAGGGAGCTCAAATACCTTTTAACTTTGATTTGATCACGGATGTTGATGGGTCATCATCTGCAAATGATATCAAAAGAGCTATCGATAAGTTTTTGACATACAAGCCTGTTGACAAAGATGCTAACTGGGTG ATTGGAAATCATGATAACAACCGTGTGGCAAGCAGATACCACCCTGAGTTGGTTGATGGTCTTAACATGATCATCTTGCTTCTGCCTGGAGTGGGAGTAACATATATG GGTGAAGAACTTGGTCTTGTTGATGGCTATGTTAGCTGGGAGGATACCGTTGATCCTGCTGGATGCAATCCTAATGATCCTATCAATTATGAAAAGTGGTCTAGGGACCCTGAGAGGACTCCATTCCAATGGAGCGCTGAGAAAAATGCAG GCTTTTCCACTGCTGACAAGACCTGGTTGCCAGTAGCTGAAGGATATGAGACGTTGAACGTGGAAGTGCAAAGAGCAGCTGAGAGGTCTCATCTGAAGGTCTACAAGGCTCTGGCTGCTTTACGACAGGAGGACGTATTCAGATATGGACGCTACGAATCACTGGCATTAAACCAGGATGTCTTAGCTTTCAGAAG ATGGTATAGCCATAAAATCTACATAGTAGTCGTGAACACGAAAGATTCAGACTATGTATTGGATTTGACATACTTTGAAGATGTGGAAGACGACCTTGCAGTTGTGCTTAGTAGCATAGAGTCGGAGAAAAAAGAAGg GGATAAATTTAAAGCTAATGCAGTGCCTATTGCTGGTTACGAAGCGCTTGTCCTcagaaagaaataa
- the LOC134663362 gene encoding maltase A1-like, producing MDSDGDGIGDLNGITSKLEYIKELGVDAAWITPFFKSPMYDFGYDISDFYNVHDEYGTMEDFDKLMIKAKEFDIKIILDLAPNHGSNESLWFQKALEGDKKYFDYFIWEDGVVDENGKLHPPTNWISVFRKSAWEYRQETGKYYLHQITTAQPDFNYRNPNVVEEMKNIIRFWLDKGIAGLRVGAINHLFEVDKEKHGGKYPDEPLSGKSLDDPLNHAYLNHIYTKNQPESYDMVYQWRDIYDEYQAKDGFSRVMMIEVYSTPQDTMKYFGEGGRTGAHLPFNFALITDVNGQSTANEIKYAIDKYLTFKPIDKLANWVTGNHDQSRVASRYSPKLVDAMNMLSMLLPGISVTYMGEEIGMIDGFVSWEDTVDPGGCNSDDPINYWRYSRDPNRTPFQWNSDKNAGFSTANKTWLPVAEGYENLNVEAQRGIERSHLNIYKKLARLRREPAFRFGRFESIALNDDVFAFRR from the exons ATGGATAGTGATGGAGACGGAATAGGCGATCTTAATG GAATCACATCTAAATTGGAGTATATAAAGGAGTTAGGAGTTGATGCCGCATGGATTACACCTTTCTTTAAATCACCTATGTACGATTTTGGATATGATATATCCGATTTCTACAACGTCCATGATGAGTACGGTACTATGGAAGATTTTGACAAACTGATGATTAAAGCAAAAGAATTTG atattaaaataatcttaGACCTGGCACCAAATCACGGTAGCAATGAAAGTTTATGGTTTCAAAAGGCTCTTGAAGGCGATAAGAAATATTTCGATTACTTTATATGGGAAGATGGAGTAGTTGATGAAAACGGAAAACTGCATCCACCAACTAATTGG ATTAGTGTATTTCGCAAAAGTGCTTGGGAATACAGACAAGAAACTGGTAAATATTACCTCCATCAGATCACCACTGCTCAGCCAGATTTTAACTACCGGAATCCTAACGTGGTTGAGGAGATGAAGAATATTATTCGCTTCTGGCTCGACAAGGGTATAGCAGGATTAAGAGTAGGGGCTATCAATCATCTGTTTGAAGTAGACAAGGAGAAACATGGTGGGAAGTATCCTGATGAACCTTTGTCTGGTAAAAGCCTTGATGATCCACTCAATCATGCTTATCTGAATCACATTTATACGAAGAACCAGCCTGAGTCTTATGACATGGTTTATCAATGGCGTGATATTTACGACGAATACCAAGCAAAAGATGGATTTAGTAGAGTAATGATGATTGAAGTATATTCAACGCCGCAGGATACAATGAAGTATTTCGGCGAAGGTGGCCGCACTGGAGCTCATCTTCCCTTCAATTTCGCACTAATTACGGATGTCAATGGACAATCTACTGCAAATGAAATCAAATATGcaattgataaatatttaactttTAAACCTATTGATAAATTGGCTAACTGGGTG ACTGGAAACCATGATCAAAGTAGAGTTGCGTCTAGATACAGTCCAAAGTTAGTAGACGCAATGAATATGCTATCAATGCTGCTCCCAGGAATAAGTGTAACATATATG GGTGAAGAAATCGGCATGATAGACGGTTTTGTCAGCTGGGAAGACACAGTGGACCCAGGCGGCTGCAATTCTGACGATCCAATAAATTACTGGAGATATTCTCGGGATCCAAATAGAACTCCCTTTCAGTGGAACTCTGACAAAAATGCTG GTTTCTCCACTGCAAACAAGACATGGTTACCGGTCGCAGAAGGCTATGAAAACCTGAACGTCGAGGCGCAGCGTGGAATTGAGCGGTCACATCTGAATATTTACAAGAAACTTGCTCGTCTTCGTAGAGAACCCGCATTTAGATTTGGGAGATTTGAATCGATTGCTTTGAACGACGATGTGTTTGCATTCAGAAGGTAA
- the LOC134663977 gene encoding maltase A1-like: protein MRVVYLLPFLVAFCLSDPIEEGEVDWWQSTIFYQIYPRSYADSNGDGIGDLNGITSKLEYIKEIGVGAIWLSPIFQSPMYDFGYDIADFYAIHDEYGTMADFEALTARAAELGIKVVLDLVPNHSSNESEWFKKALENDTKYYNYFVWEDGVIDENGNRQPPNNWLSHFHGSAWEYREETGKYYLHQFVIGQPDLNYRNPELVAEMNNVVRHWLGKGVAGFRVDAANTLFEVDKELFNGTYPDEPLSGAVGVALDDHDSLNHIYTKNQNETYYIIYGWRDILDEFKAQDGMTRTMMTEVYATIQDVVKYFGVGGRNGAQMPFNFDLITDVNADSSAPDIKRAIDKFLTYKPLDQDANWVVGNHDNHRMATRYGATLVDGINMIVLLLPGVGVTYMGEEIGLLDGEVTWEQTVDPAGCNTDPDNYMRYSRDPERTPMQWNAQTNAGFSNASTTWLPVASNYRTLNVEAQLAATRSHLKNYQALAKLRLDRVFRLGRFESLALNEDVFAFKRWYNGEVYLVVVNMRDTAHDVNLTHFENVEGDVTVVIRSVDSTKNEGEVFSASSVPLAGYEAVVWKAQTSGATELKSLSIVSLCFVYLLVYLYSNANN, encoded by the exons ATGAGAGTGGTATATCTGCTGCCATTCTTGGTAGCGTTTTGTTTAAGTGATCCCATTGAGGAGGGCGAGGTGGATTGGTGGCAGAGTACCATTTTCTACCAGATTTATCCACGGTCGTACGCTGATAGTAACGGCGATGGCATTGGTGATCTTAATG GAATCACATCCAAATTAGAATACATCAAGGAAATTGGAGTTGGCGCGATTTGGCTTTCGCCGATATTTCAGTCGCCTATGTATGACTTTGGCTACGACATTGCGGATTTCTACGCCATCCATGATGAGTATGGCACTATGGCTGACTTCGAAGCCCTTACAGCAAGGGCTGCAGAACTCG GAATCAAGGTGGTATTAGATCTAGTACCTAATCATTCGTCCAATGAAAGTGAATGGTTCAAAAAAGCACTAGAAAACGATACAAAGTACTACAATTATTTTGTCTGGGAAGATGGGGTCATCGATGAGAATGGAAATCGGCAACCTCCCAACAATTGG CTTAGCCATTTCCACGGTAGCGCCTGGGAATATAGAGAAGAAACGGGCAAATACTATTTACATCAGTTTGTTATTGGTCAGCCTGATCTTAACTACCGAAACCCTGAACTGGTTGCAGAGATGAAC AATGTTGTCCGGCATTGGTTAGGAAAAGGAGTAGCCGGATTCAGAGTAGACGCAGCAAATACTTTATTCGAAGTCGACAAGGAATTATTCAATGGAACGTATCCCGATGAACCCTTGTCCGGAGCTGTGGGTGTGGCATTAGACGACCATGATTCGTTGAACCATATTTATACCAAGAATCAAAACGAAACCTACTATATTATCTATGGTTGGAGAGATATTCTTGATGAGTTTAAAGCCCAAGATGGCATGACAAGAACCATGATGACAGAAGTGTACGCCACTATTCAGGATGTTGTCAAATATTTCGGAGTAGGGGGAAGGAACGGTGCACAGATGCCatttaattttgatttgattACTGATGTAAATGCAGATTCGTCCGCCCCTGATATTAAAAGGGCTATTGACAAGTTCTTGACGTATAAACCTCTTGATCAAGATGCAAATTGGGTG GTTGGCAATCACGACAACCATCGGATGGCAACAAGATACGGCGCCACACTTGTTGATGGCATAAACATGATTGTGTTGCTTCTTCCTGGAGTCGGAGTTACTTATATG GGTGAAGAAATAGGACTCTTGGATGGTGAAGTCACCTGGGAACAAACAGTTGATCCTGCTGGATGTAACACCGATCCGGATAACTACATGAGATACTCCAGAGATCCTGAGAGAACACCGATGCAATGGAATGCGCAGACAAATGCAG GTTTTTCTAACGCCAGCACGACTTGGTTGCCAGTAGCCAGCAACTACAGAACATTAAATGTTGAAGCCCAATTGGCAGCCACCAGGTCACATCTGAAGAACTACCAAGCTCTAGCAAAGCTTAGGTTGGACAGAGTCTTCCGACTTGGACGCTTTGAGTCACTTGCTTTGAATGAAGATGTATTTGCTTTTAAAAG GTGGTACAACGGAGAGGTTTACCTTGTGGTAGTGAACATGCGAGACACGGCGCACGACGTGAACCTGACACACTTTGAAAACGTCGAGGGTGACGTCACAGTTGTGATAAGGAGCGTGGATTCCACGAAGAACGAAGG AGAGGTATTCTCCGCCTCTTCGGTCCCATTAGCTGGGTATGAAGCTGTGGTGTGGAAGGCACAAACCAGTGGTGCCACGGAGCTGAAGAGTCTTAGCATTGTTTCATTGTGCTTCGTATATTTACTAGTCTATTTGTATTCAAATGCTAACAATTAG
- the LOC134663978 gene encoding maltase A1-like, with protein MKSVFLFPSLLVLAQGSTEEREWWETTIFYQIYPRSFMDSDGDGIGDLNGITSKLEYLKEIGVGATWLSPMFSSPMYDFGYDISDFYNVHDEYGTMEDFERLIAKANELDIKIILDLVPNHGSNESEWFEKALQGDEKYFDYFIWEDGVVDENGDLQPPNNWLSVFRKSAWEYREEVGKYYLHQFVIGQPDFNYRNPDVVEEMKNVIRFWFDKGVAGFRIDAIAHLFEVDKEQFGGKYPDEPISGNSLDDPLSYSYLNHIYTTDQDETYDMVYQWRDVYEEYKAKDDFSRVMMVEIYASPQKTMKYFGEGDRIGAHMPFNFALISDVNGESTAAEIKYAVDKFLTFKPLDKLANWVTGNHDNSRVASRYSPKVVDGMNMLVLLLPGVAVTYMGEEIGMVDGYVSWEDTVDPSGCNTDDPINYWQASRDPERTPFQWSSDKNAGFSTADKTWLPVAEGYETLNVEVQRDITRSHLNVYKALAQLRTEPTFRYGRYETAALNGDIFAFRRWYNGENYVILVNFRDESYTIDLSYFENVTGELEVVLASIQSPKDTGDVLEATAVEVVGSESFVIKVKA; from the exons ATGAAGTCGGTGTTTCTCTTCCCTTCACTCTTGGTTCTAGCTCAGGGGAGCACAGAGGAGAGAGAATGGTGGGAGACGACCATCTTCTACCAGATCTATCCGAGATCTTTCATGGATAGTGATGGGGATGGCATTGGAGATCTAAATG GAATAACCTCTAAACTGGAATATTTGAAGGAAATAGGTGTCGGTGCAACTTGGCTCTCGCCTATGTTTTCATCCCCAATGTATGATTTCGGGTATGATATCTCTGACTTTTACAATGTCCACGATGAGTATGGAACTATGGAGGATTTTGAAAGACTGATCGCCAAGGCGAATGAATTAG atattaaaataattttggacttGGTGCCTAACCATGGCAGTAACGAAAGTGAATGGTTTGAAAAAGCCCTTCAAGGTGACGAGAAATATTTTGATTACTTTATTTGGGAGGACGGAGTAGTTGACGAAAATGGTGATCTGCAGCCGCCGAACAATTGG ctGAGCGTTTTCCGTAAAAGTGCCTGGGAGTACAGGGAAGAAGTAGGAAAATATTATCTTCATCAGTTTGTCATCGGTCAACCAGATTTCAATTACCGCAATCCTGACGTAGTCGAGGAGATGAAAAACGTCATTCGGTTCTGGTTCGACAAAGGCGTTGCTGGATTTAGAATTGACGCTATCGCGCATCTTTTTGAAGTAGACAAAGAACAATTTGGTGGCAAATACCCAGATGAACCTATTTCAGGAAACAGTTTGGACGACCCGTTAAGTTACAGTTACTTGAACCATATATACACAACTGACCAAGATGAAACTTACGACATGGTTTATCAGTGGCGTGATGTTTATGAAGAATATAAGGCTAAAGATGACTTTTCCAGAGTAATGATGGTTGAAATCTACGCAAGTCCTCAGAAAACAATGAAGTACTTTGGAGAGGGTGATCGCATAGGAGCACATATGCCATTTAATTTTGCATTGATTTCTGACGTCAACGGTGAATCTACGGCTGCTGAGATCAAGTATGCTGTTGATAAATTTTTGACCTTTAAGCCCCTTGACAAGTTAGCCAACTGGGTG ACGGGTAATCACGACAATAGTAGAGTAGCTTCCAGATACAGCCCAAAGGTAGTAGATGGAATGAACATGCTTGTTCTCTTATTGCCAGGCGTTGCCGTGACTTATatg GGTGAAGAAATTGGAATGGTAGACGGCTATGTCAGCTGGGAGGACACAGTAGATCCAAGTGGATGCAACACTGATGATCCCATCAACTACTGGCAAGCGTCAAGAGATCCCGAAAGGACGCCTTTCCAATGGAGCTCTGACAAAAATGCTG GATTTTCGACGGCAGACAAGACCTGGCTGCCTGTTGCTGAGGGCTACGAAACCTTGAATGTGGAAGTGCAGCGTGACATCACCAGGTCACATTTGAACGTCTACAAGGCGTTGGCTCAACTTCGTACGGAGCCTACATTCAGATATGGCAGATACGAGACAGCCGCGCTGAATGGAGACATCTTTGCTTTCCGAAG GTGGTACAATGGCGAAAACTACGTGATCCTCGTCAACTTCAGGGATGAATCTTACACTATTGACTTAAGCTATTTCGAGAATGTTACCGGGGAATTGGAGGTCGTTCTTGCTAGTATTCAGTCACCGAAGGACACTGG GGACGTGCTAGAGGCAACGGCGGTGGAGGTTGTCGGCAGCGAATCTTTCGTCATCAAAGTTAAAGCATGA